Proteins from a single region of Primulina tabacum isolate GXHZ01 chromosome 5, ASM2559414v2, whole genome shotgun sequence:
- the LOC142544689 gene encoding antimicrobial ginkbilobin-2-like protein: MAYKFSIVLISFLLIQSAISIDPLFHFCFNSQNFTKNSVYDKNLRKLLKNLSYKTPPTGFGIGSTGQHHDNRPYGLSLCRGDVSRNDCKTCVLEASSEIHERCPNNKGAIIWYDSCFLKYNDVDFFGKIDYQNRFYMLNVNNVTMVEPRKFNQRVKELLTNLSKKACESSKMFANGESQIEESKKIYGMVQCSRDVSDVNCKKCLDDAISELPSCCDGKQGGRVVGGSCNIRYEIYPFLNLY; the protein is encoded by the coding sequence ATGGCTTACAAGTTTTCCATTGTCTTGATCTCTTTTCTCCTCATCCAATCTGCGATTTCGATCGATCCACTCTTTCACTTTTGCTTCAACTCTCAAAACTTCACCAAAAACAGTGTTTATGacaaaaatttaagaaaacTCCTGAAGAATCTTTCTTACAAGACACCTCCGACTGGATTTGGCATTGGATCCACAGGCCAACACCATGACAATCGTCCCTACGGGCTCTCTCTTTGTCGCGGAGACGTCTCGAGGAATGACTGTAAAACCTGTGTTCTTGAGGCAAGCAGTGAAATCCATGAACGTTGTCCCAACAACAAAGGAGCTATTATTTGGTATGACTCTTGTTTCTTGAAATACAACGATGTCGATTTTTTCGGCAAGATCGATTATCAAAACAGATTTTACATGTTGAATGTGAACAATGTGACCATGGTCGAGCCTCGTAAGTTCAACCAGAGGGTGAAAGAATTGTTAACAAATCTGTCGAAGAAAGCTTGCGAATCGTCGAAAATGTTTGCTAACGGAGAATCTCAGATCGAAGAATCCAAGAAAATATACGGAATGGTTCAATGCAGCAGAGATGTTTCGGATGTTAATTGCAAGAAATGCTTGGATGATGCCATTAGTGAACTTCCAAGCTGCTGCGATGGCAAACAAGGTGGGAGAGTGGTTGGTGGAAGTTGTAATATAAGATATGAGATTTATCCTTTTCTCAATCTTTATTAA